One Mycolicibacterium pulveris genomic region harbors:
- a CDS encoding Hsp70 family protein yields the protein MSDGVGLSVGATNLAAVMVGRTAVLRSPVLTRYPHRPPEVGVPSQNPRLTERGLILTDFVDRVGDPVGIVAADGTTHRADVVLADALRAMLYAVGGGRAPAGPVTVTHPAHWGPAAVEALRTALAAIPEFGQPKPAPVISDATAALTALQDDPGVPARGVIALCDFGGSGASITLVDAANGYTPVGPTLRHTDLSGDLVDQALLTHVIEDLSAAGTIDLSSTSAIGSLARLRAQCRGAKERLSTAAATTLMAELPGHRSEVRVTRTELDEAIRQPVTDFTTTLQDTLERNGIHNADLAAVATVGGGARIPLITTALSEHFRVPVVTVEHPELAAAIGGGLAAVRGTVEEGATSMSAAPGVAAAAAAATAMAPEAPQPEEGPVGALAWSDAEDIPEVPTADPYAYPVVPGRADEPRPQMQFDHESWDDLPAPLLPWYRKPAVAASVGVIALLAALTAAVLFVVRGDSAPSPASTTEPITATPRPATTEPPPPTTQAPPPPRTVTQQQPPPVTQTVTAPPPSPEPSPEPPPESAPEPPPEPTPEPAPEPEPAPEPEPPPWSPTPPYPTIPGLPWVPAPPLPAPPGP from the coding sequence ATGTCTGACGGCGTAGGGCTGTCGGTTGGTGCCACCAACCTGGCGGCCGTGATGGTGGGCCGGACCGCGGTGTTGCGGTCACCGGTTCTGACGCGCTACCCCCACCGGCCCCCCGAGGTCGGCGTACCCAGCCAGAACCCCAGGCTCACCGAGCGCGGGCTGATCCTGACCGATTTCGTCGACCGGGTGGGCGACCCGGTGGGGATCGTCGCCGCCGACGGCACCACCCACCGCGCGGACGTCGTACTTGCCGACGCGCTGCGCGCCATGCTCTACGCCGTCGGCGGTGGCCGGGCGCCCGCCGGGCCGGTTACCGTCACGCACCCCGCGCACTGGGGCCCCGCCGCGGTGGAGGCGCTGCGCACCGCACTGGCCGCGATTCCCGAATTCGGGCAGCCCAAGCCCGCGCCGGTGATCTCGGATGCGACGGCCGCGCTGACCGCGCTGCAAGACGATCCCGGCGTGCCCGCCCGCGGGGTGATCGCGCTGTGTGATTTCGGCGGCAGCGGCGCCAGCATCACCCTGGTCGACGCGGCCAACGGCTACACGCCCGTCGGCCCGACACTGCGGCACACCGACCTGTCCGGTGATCTCGTCGACCAGGCGCTGCTCACCCATGTCATCGAGGATCTGTCCGCGGCAGGCACCATCGACCTGTCGTCGACGTCGGCGATCGGGTCGCTGGCCCGGCTGCGCGCGCAGTGCCGCGGCGCGAAGGAACGCCTGTCCACCGCCGCCGCGACCACCTTGATGGCCGAACTGCCCGGGCACCGCAGCGAGGTCCGGGTCACCCGCACCGAACTCGACGAGGCGATCCGCCAGCCGGTCACCGACTTCACGACGACGCTGCAGGACACGCTGGAGCGCAACGGAATTCACAACGCCGACCTTGCCGCCGTGGCGACAGTGGGCGGCGGGGCGCGGATCCCGCTCATCACCACCGCGCTGTCCGAACACTTCCGCGTGCCGGTCGTCACCGTCGAGCACCCGGAGCTGGCAGCCGCGATCGGCGGCGGCCTGGCGGCGGTGCGCGGAACGGTCGAGGAGGGTGCGACGTCGATGTCGGCCGCCCCCGGCGTCGCCGCTGCGGCCGCCGCCGCGACCGCCATGGCGCCCGAGGCGCCGCAGCCCGAGGAGGGTCCGGTCGGGGCTCTGGCCTGGTCGGATGCCGAGGACATCCCGGAGGTGCCGACCGCCGACCCGTATGCCTATCCGGTCGTTCCCGGCCGCGCTGACGAGCCGCGCCCGCAGATGCAGTTCGACCACGAATCCTGGGACGATCTGCCGGCGCCCCTGCTGCCGTGGTACCGCAAACCCGCGGTCGCGGCGAGTGTCGGGGTGATCGCCCTGCTCGCTGCGCTGACCGCGGCGGTGCTGTTCGTCGTCCGCGGTGACTCCGCCCCGTCACCGGCCTCGACCACCGAACCCATCACCGCCACGCCGAGACCGGCCACCACCGAGCCACCCCCACCGACGACCCAGGCGCCACCGCCGCCGCGCACCGTCACCCAACAGCAACCACCACCGGTGACCCAGACCGTCACGGCACCGCCGCCGTCACCAGAGCCGAGCCCAGAACCGCCGCCCGAGTCCGCGCCGGAGCCACCGCCCGAGCCCACGCCGGAGCCCGCACCGGAGCCGGAGCCCGCACCAGAACCGGAGCCGCCGCCGTGGAGCCCCACGCCGCCCTATCCGACGATCCCGGGGTTGCCGTGGGTGCCCGCGCCGCCACTGCCCGCGCCGCCGGGTCCGTGA